The Chitinophaga caeni genome segment AACAGCGAGTCCACGCTGATCTTGAAATATTCCGAGATATTCAAAAAATCTTCCGGCAAGGGTGATTTAGTCTGGCCGCTTTCCAGGGCGGCCAGCTTGGAGCGTTTGATGCCCAATATATTAGCCAGCTCTTCCTGGCTTTTATGCTTGCGCTCCCGGAGGAATTTCAGGTTCCCGCAGAAAAATATTTTTTGTGTCTTCATTTTTCGTTGCTATTATTGATAACAATACTTTGTCATTATTAATGACAAATATAAACCAATAAATTGAAGTGGCGATGGAAATAGCGGAGACAAAAAAATCAATTATAGAAAAGCTGCAGCGGCAGATACTGGAGCTGCAAGGCATACGCGATACCGGGACTTCTAAAGTTAAGGGCCTGGGCGAAGTGGAAAAAGCGTTCCCAAACGGTACTTTTCCCACCGGGGTCATCCACGAATTTACCAGCAATGAATACGGGGGTTACGTGGCCACCCACGGCTTTATCGCCGCACTGCTGGGCAAGCTGATGGCGCAAGGCGGCCCCTGCCTTTGGGTAAGCCGCAATCGCCGGGCCGCACCAGGGGGATTGGCGGCCTTCGGTATCCCGCCTGAGCGGGTCATTTTTATCGATCTCGACCGTGACAAAGACCTCCTCTGGACCATAGAGGAGGCGCTTAAATGTCCCGGTTTATCCGCTGTCGTCGGAGAGGTCGGCAACCTCGACTTCAATGCCTCCCGCCGGCTACAACTGGCCGTGGAGGAAAGCCGCGTGACGGGCTTTATCCATTGCTGCCGCCCGGCCTACCTGCAGCAGACCACCAGTGTCGCCCGTTGGCGGATAGCTCCCCTGCCTAGCTGGCTGCCGGATGGTATGCCCGGTATTGGACATCCTTGCTGGCGGGTGGAACTACTCAAGGTCCGAAGTGGCAAACCTGGTACCTGGGATATCCAATATGCCGCCGGGCAACTACGACACCTGGACCGACAATCGGTAACAGCAGCAACATACCTTGAAAACGCGGGATAAGATGGAACGCTACCTATCTATATGGTTTCCCCGACTTTTGACAGACTGGAAGGAGAGGCACGAGCCGAACCTGAAGGGGAAGGCTTTCGTTTTGGCCGAACTGGAACGCGGTCGCAAGGTCATCCGGGCAGTCAGCGCAGCAGCACAACCATATGGCATCCGTTACGGCACTGTCGTCGCAGATGCCCGGGCAGCCTATCCCTCCCTGTTGGTTTATGACTACGATCCCGACCAATCCTTAATCCTGCTAGGCAACATTGCCGAATGGTGTATCCATTATAGCCCTGTAGTTGGGGTTGACAGCCCAGATGGCCTGGTACTGGATATAAGTGGTTGCACCCATCTCTGGGGCGGGGAAATACCTTACCTGGAAAAGATCACGGGCAAGTTCAAAACCACCGGTTACAGCGTCCAGGGAGCTATAGCCGATACCATAGGGGCTGCCTGGGCACAGGCCCGGTACGGAAACAGCCCGTTCATCATCCCTCCGGGCAGGCAGCGGGAAGCGCTTTTAGCCCTGCCACCGGCAGCATTGCGCCTGGAGCCGGGACTCCTGAACCGGATGCGGAAGCTGGGCTTTTACCAGGTGGGCAATTTTATATCCATCCCCAGGGGCACACTTCGGCGCCGTTTCGGCCAACAGCTACTGGATCGCCTGGCACAAGCCCTGGGGGAAGCCCGCGAAGCCTTGACCCCTGTAATACCAGTGGCACCATACCAGGAGCACCTGCCGAGCCTGGAGCCGATCCAAAGCGCCGCTGGTATTGAAATTGCTCTGCAACGTCTTCTGGAAACCCTGTGCCGACGACTGTTCCGCGAGGGGGTAGGCCTGCGCAAAGCCGTGCTGACCGTTTACAGGATCGATGGAAAAAAGCAACAGTTAGAGATCGGTACCAACAGGCCGTCTCGCCATACAGCGCACCTCCTGAAGCTTTTCAAGCTAAAGACCCAGGCCATCGCCCCCGGCCTGGGCATCGAGTTGTTCGTGCTGGAAGCGCCGGTAGTGGAAGAACTCACCCAGACCACCGAAACCCTCTGGAAATGCCATGACCCGGCGGATGAAGAGGCGGTAGCCGACTTGCTCGACCGCATGGCGGGGCGGTTGGGCGCGTCGGCAATCCGGCGCTACCTGCCCCAGGAACACTACTGGCCAGAACGGGCAACCCGGCCGGCAGCTTCCCTTTCCGAGCCCTGTACTACCGGTTGGCGGAGCCATGTGCCCAGGCCGGTATGTCTCCTGGCGGTGCCCCTGGCAATAGAGGTCATGGTGCCGCTGCCGGACTACCCACCCATACAGTTCCGCTACCGGGGAACCTGGCACAAGGTAAAGAAGGCGGATGGGCCTGAACGGATTGAACAGGAATGGTGGATGCAACAAGGCGACCACCGGGACTATTACTGCGTGGAAGATGAACCAGGGCGGCGCTACTGGATCTTCCGGTTGGGACTTTACGGGAAAGACACTCCGGAATGGTTCCTGCACGGATTTTTTGCATGAATAAAGACAATACTGATGCACTATACGGAATTACAAGTAACGACGAATTTCAGCTTTCTGCGTGGCGGCTCACACCCGGAGGAACTGGTGGCTCAAGCCGCGGAATTAGGATATGATGCCCTAGCCATAACGGACCATAATACCCTTGCCGGCATCGTGCGGGCGCATGCCGCCGCCAGGGAGAAGAATATCAGGATTATTCCCGGCTGTAGGCTTGATCTGCAGGACGGCCCTTCCCTGCTGGCATACCCGACCGACAAAGCCGCCTACGCCCGCCTTTCAGGCCTGCTCACAGTAGGCAACTTCCGCACTGAAAAGGGCAACTGTCTGCTTTACAAATCCGATGTGTATCGGTACCGCGAAGGCCTGCTTTTCATCGTTATTCCCCCGGACAGCTTGAACCTGTACTTTGATTTTGAAGAAACATTTAAGGCGGCTTTGCGTGAGTACCGGCAGGTGCTGGGTCAGTGCCTTTACCTGGGGATGATGCGCTCTTACCAGGCCGATGACACGAAACGCTTGTTCCGCCTCTCCCAACTGGCAAAGGACCTGGATGTCCCCCTGATAGCGACCAACGATATTCACTATCATGAACGGGAGCGCCGGGAGTTGCAGGATATTTTAACCTGCATCCGCGAGAAATGCACGATATACAATGCCGGCTTCCGATTGTTTCAGAATGCAGAACGCTATATGAAACCGGAGCCTGAAATGCTGCGCCTGTTCCGCCAAAACCCGGATGCCATTGCCCGTACCGGGGAAATTGCAGCGGCCTGCCGCTTCTCCCTGGATAGCCTGGAATATGTTTATCCCGAAGAGATCACCGGCGGCGACAGGACGCCCCAGGAGGAGCTGGCTTTGCTGACCTGGCAAGGTGCGCGGGAGCGCTATGGCGGGCAGGTGCCGGAAGCGGTATGCAAGGCGATCGATGAAGAGCTCGCTTTTATAAGCAAGAAGAATTATGCAGCTTATTTCCTGACGGTTCATGACCTCGTGTGTTTCGCCCGCTCCCGGCAAATTCTTTGCCAGGGACGTGGCTCGGCGGCGAACTCTGCGGTCTGTTACTGTTTGGGGATTACATCCGTAGATCCGGTAAAATTCAAGCTACTTTTTGCCCGTTTCATGAGTGATGCCCGGGATGAGCCGCCAGACATCGACGTGGACTTCGAGCATGAGCGGCGCGAAGAAGTCATGCAATATATCTACGGCAAGTACGGCCGTGACCGAGCTGGTATAGTGGCCACCGTAACTCGGGTACATTGGAAGGGAGCAATTCGGGATGTGGGTAAGGCTATGGGTCTTTCCGTTGATGCGGTAGACAGACTTTCAAAGTCCGGCTACGAACTTACCACCGAATGGCTGGAAGGGAAAGCCTCCTCCTCGGAAGGCTTTGACCCGGGCGACCCGCACCTGCTTAAAGTATTGGAACTAACACAGCAGTACATCGGATTTCCCCGGCAGCTAGGTCAACATACTGGTGGCTTTGTGATCACCCAGGGCAAGCTCTCCGACCTCTGCCCGGTGCTCAATGCCCGTATGGAAAACCGGAGCAATATCGAATGGAACAAAGATGATATAGAAGCCCTCGGTTTCCTGAAGGTAGATGTGCTGGCCCTAGGAATGCTGACCTGCATCCGCAAGGCCTTTGACCTGGCCCAGCAGCATTACGGGCTGGAATTGACGCTGGCCAGTATCCCGCAGGATGATCCGGCAGTGTATACCATGATCAGCCATGCCGATACCCTGGGTGTTTTTCAGATTGAGAGCCGGGCCCAGATGTCGATGCTGCCCCGGTTGCGCCCAAAATGCTTTTACGACCTGGTAATAGAAGTTGCTATCGTAAGGCCCGGCCCCATCCAGGGTGATATGGTACATCCTTACCTGCGCCGCCGTAATGGTGAGGAACCGGTGGAATATCCTTCAAAGGAACTGGAGGACATCCTGGGCCGAACACTCGGTGTCCCGCTCTTCCAGGAACAGGCCATGGAGATCGCTATTGTAGCCGCAGGCTTTACCCCGGCGGAGGCAGACGGGCTGCGCCGGAGCATGGCCACTTTTAAGGCTAAAGGAAAGGTGAGCGATTGGGAGAAGAAGCTAGTAGAGGGTATGATTGCCAAAGGATACAAAGAAGATTTTGCCCGACGTGTGTTCCGGCAACTGGAAGGCTTCGGCAGCTACGGCTTCCCGGAAAGCCATGCGGCTAGCTTCGCCTTGCTGGTCTATGTCTCTTCCTGGCTGAAGTGCTATTACCCTGATGTTTTCGCGGCGGCGCTGCTTAACAGCATGCCGATGGGTTTTTACCAGCCGGCCCAGATCGTCATAGATGCGCAGAAGCACGGCGTTAGCGTGCTGCCGGTGGACGTGAACCTGTCCACATGGGATCATAGATTGGATGAGCGTAAGGGAAAGTATTACCCGCTGCGCCTCGGCCTGCGCCAGGTCAAAGGCCTAAAGGAAGAAGAAATGCAGTTGCTGGTCTCCAAAAGACAAAGCCCTTACCACAGCATCAATGAGCTTTGCGATGCCGGAGTCGGGATGGCCGCCCTGGAGAAACTGGCTGATGCAGATGCTTTCCGATCCCTGGGGCTGGACCGCCGGCAGGCCTTATGGGATGTTACAGCACTCTGCGATCATCCTACAGGCTTATTTGAAGGGCAGCCTTCCGGCAGTTCTCACGAAAAAGCAACCCTGCTGCCTGCAATGTCGGCGCCGGAGCATGTCCTACAGGATTATAGTGCTTTATCCTTATCACTGAAAGCCCATCCCGTCAGCTTCGTACGTAGGCAGCTTTATCACCAGGGTATATTACCAACAAATGAACTGAATCTCTGGCCGGACGGTACCATGGTAAAAGTTGCGGGATTGGTATTGGTCCGGCAACGCCCGGCGACCGCTACGGGCGTATGTTTTATCACTATAGAAGATGAAACCGGTACCAGTAATCTTGTGATCTTTCAAAAACTATTCGATAAATACCGCAAGGAGATTGTCCGTTCTACTTTGCTGATGGTTGAAGGTAAGCTGCAACGGGCAGGGGAAGTGACACATGTAATCGTCAAGAGTTGCCATGACCTATCAGGGTTGCTCAGCGAACTCAATATTCCGACCCTTGCTATACCGGATGTTCAAACCTTATCCCGCGCTGATGAAGGCAAGGATACTGATTATGAAGGTAGTGATAAGCATGTGAAGAAACCAGCGGTGGTGCAAGGAGAGATATTTCCAGGGGGAAGAAACTTCAAATAATGATTGTTGAGGCTTAATTAACAGTACAAAATAGAACAAACTCCCTATAAATCTACCCAAGGAATGGCAATTACACTTTCAATATTTTTGAATTCTGGATAAGCGGTTGGTTGACAGTTACCACCAGTTTGTTGATTGCTGAACTATTCTCTTTTGAGGTTCCCTATATCCCCGCTAAACTTGGCAGCTACTATATCAGCATAAATTTGGGTTATAGATATGTTGGTATGTCTCATTATTTTACAAGAAATTCTTTCGGCATACCATTGGAAAGCTTAACAGTTCTCTCAAAAGTGCTATTCGAATTGTTTGAAACGGGTTAAAGTAATGGTAGAAGTATTGGGGGTTGGAAAAGTGTATTCTAATTTAGAAGAACTAGAATGAAGCCAATGGGCAAATTCAGGTTAAAGTTTAATTTCTGGACCTTATTATTTCGAGAAATAATAATCAGTAATGAAGGTGATTTACAACCCAAACAACTATGCCTTATTGAGTTAACCCAAAGAAGTGAATATTGGATATAAATACGAGTAAAGCCAATTTAAGTTCTTCAAGTAAACGGGAAATGGCTCCCAACCATTCTTACACCGCTGGTATTCTAAGCTTTCCTCCTTCATCGAAAAGCTCATCCTTAAGTCCATTCATTTCCCTGGCCATTCTCTTCTTTTTGATTCTGGCGTAGCGCTGAGTAGTCCTGATGGACCTGTGGCCGAGCATGGTCTGTACCACCTCCAGGGAAATACCTTGTTCCAAAGCTATAGTAGTAGCGAAAGTGTGACGGAAAACATGGGTCGTCAATTTCTTTTTGATACCGCACAAATCGGCTATTTCTTTCAGGTAGCCATTATACCGGGAGTTGCTGTTGATCGGCAGTAATGTGCCTCGTTGCCGGCAGTAGGGGTGATCGGTATATTTTTCGATCAGGGCGGCGGCAATGGGCAGCACAGGCAGCAACTC includes the following:
- a CDS encoding ImuA family protein produces the protein MEIAETKKSIIEKLQRQILELQGIRDTGTSKVKGLGEVEKAFPNGTFPTGVIHEFTSNEYGGYVATHGFIAALLGKLMAQGGPCLWVSRNRRAAPGGLAAFGIPPERVIFIDLDRDKDLLWTIEEALKCPGLSAVVGEVGNLDFNASRRLQLAVEESRVTGFIHCCRPAYLQQTTSVARWRIAPLPSWLPDGMPGIGHPCWRVELLKVRSGKPGTWDIQYAAGQLRHLDRQSVTAATYLENAG
- a CDS encoding Y-family DNA polymerase, yielding MERYLSIWFPRLLTDWKERHEPNLKGKAFVLAELERGRKVIRAVSAAAQPYGIRYGTVVADARAAYPSLLVYDYDPDQSLILLGNIAEWCIHYSPVVGVDSPDGLVLDISGCTHLWGGEIPYLEKITGKFKTTGYSVQGAIADTIGAAWAQARYGNSPFIIPPGRQREALLALPPAALRLEPGLLNRMRKLGFYQVGNFISIPRGTLRRRFGQQLLDRLAQALGEAREALTPVIPVAPYQEHLPSLEPIQSAAGIEIALQRLLETLCRRLFREGVGLRKAVLTVYRIDGKKQQLEIGTNRPSRHTAHLLKLFKLKTQAIAPGLGIELFVLEAPVVEELTQTTETLWKCHDPADEEAVADLLDRMAGRLGASAIRRYLPQEHYWPERATRPAASLSEPCTTGWRSHVPRPVCLLAVPLAIEVMVPLPDYPPIQFRYRGTWHKVKKADGPERIEQEWWMQQGDHRDYYCVEDEPGRRYWIFRLGLYGKDTPEWFLHGFFA
- a CDS encoding error-prone DNA polymerase yields the protein MHYTELQVTTNFSFLRGGSHPEELVAQAAELGYDALAITDHNTLAGIVRAHAAAREKNIRIIPGCRLDLQDGPSLLAYPTDKAAYARLSGLLTVGNFRTEKGNCLLYKSDVYRYREGLLFIVIPPDSLNLYFDFEETFKAALREYRQVLGQCLYLGMMRSYQADDTKRLFRLSQLAKDLDVPLIATNDIHYHERERRELQDILTCIREKCTIYNAGFRLFQNAERYMKPEPEMLRLFRQNPDAIARTGEIAAACRFSLDSLEYVYPEEITGGDRTPQEELALLTWQGARERYGGQVPEAVCKAIDEELAFISKKNYAAYFLTVHDLVCFARSRQILCQGRGSAANSAVCYCLGITSVDPVKFKLLFARFMSDARDEPPDIDVDFEHERREEVMQYIYGKYGRDRAGIVATVTRVHWKGAIRDVGKAMGLSVDAVDRLSKSGYELTTEWLEGKASSSEGFDPGDPHLLKVLELTQQYIGFPRQLGQHTGGFVITQGKLSDLCPVLNARMENRSNIEWNKDDIEALGFLKVDVLALGMLTCIRKAFDLAQQHYGLELTLASIPQDDPAVYTMISHADTLGVFQIESRAQMSMLPRLRPKCFYDLVIEVAIVRPGPIQGDMVHPYLRRRNGEEPVEYPSKELEDILGRTLGVPLFQEQAMEIAIVAAGFTPAEADGLRRSMATFKAKGKVSDWEKKLVEGMIAKGYKEDFARRVFRQLEGFGSYGFPESHAASFALLVYVSSWLKCYYPDVFAAALLNSMPMGFYQPAQIVIDAQKHGVSVLPVDVNLSTWDHRLDERKGKYYPLRLGLRQVKGLKEEEMQLLVSKRQSPYHSINELCDAGVGMAALEKLADADAFRSLGLDRRQALWDVTALCDHPTGLFEGQPSGSSHEKATLLPAMSAPEHVLQDYSALSLSLKAHPVSFVRRQLYHQGILPTNELNLWPDGTMVKVAGLVLVRQRPATATGVCFITIEDETGTSNLVIFQKLFDKYRKEIVRSTLLMVEGKLQRAGEVTHVIVKSCHDLSGLLSELNIPTLAIPDVQTLSRADEGKDTDYEGSDKHVKKPAVVQGEIFPGGRNFK